Proteins from a single region of Ziziphus jujuba cultivar Dongzao chromosome 1, ASM3175591v1:
- the LOC107414596 gene encoding probable lipid phosphate phosphatase beta, whose translation MGRKPAPPKRTTTTTTTAPRAAVTGRLINLDSTLSQQIHNLTKPFLPRAIFLLLELSADFRLFFPVSVALLLAQIPNSTATLRPFLSPLILGLLLDLALVGLIKVLVRRSRPVYNKDMNVAVSVDHFSFPSGHASRVCFVAYLVHLSAASAIVDILVTFRSNSRFVDRWIAADEVKAVNFLVAVVWGWAVSTSVSRVLLGRHFVSDVFAGSCLGVLEALFAFRFLRI comes from the coding sequence ATGGGCCGCAAACCAGCGCCACCCAAACgcacgacgacgacgacgacgactgCGCCGCGGGCGGCAGTTACTGGCCGTCTGATAAACCTAGACAGCACGCTATCCCAGCAGATCCACAACCTCACCAAACCCTTCCTTCCGAGAGCCATTTTTCTGCTTCTCGAGCTCTCTGCTGATTTCCGATTGTTTTTCCCGGTCTCCGTCGCCCTCCTCCTGGCCCAGATCCCAAACTCCACCGCTACGCTCCGTCCCTTCCTCTCTCCGCTCATTCTCGGCCTCCTCCTGGATCTGGCCCTCGTGGGTCTCATCAAGGTTCTCGTACGCCGCTCTCGCCCTGTCTACAACAAGGACATGAACGTCGCCGTTTCCGTCGACCATTTCTCATTTCCCAGTGGCCATGCGTCCCGTGTTTGCTTCGTTGCCTACCTCGTACACCTCTCTGCTGCCTCCGCCATTGTTGACATTCTGGTTACGTTCAGGTCCAATTCTCGATTCGTTGACCGCTGGATCGCTGCCGATGAGGTGAAGGCAGTCAATTTTCTAGTGGCGGTTGTTTGGGGTTGGGCGGTTTCCACATCCGTCTCGAGGGTTTTGCTTGGGAGGCATTTTGTTTCCGATGTCTTTGCTGGGTCGTGTTTGGGGGTGCTTGAAGCTCTCTTTGCGTTTCGTTTTCTAAGGATTTAg
- the LOC107414586 gene encoding chemocyanin, whose amino-acid sequence MAALRLVGFALVFAILSFGGKWVGAQVHHVVGGDRGWDPSTDVASWSSGKTFRVGDKIWFTYSAAQGGIAELKSREEYEACDVSNPIRMYTDGLDSISLEAEGLRFFASSDTDKCKNGLRVHVEVLPEAEAQQKQVETKTPMVEVSMVMADGPATPSGAPHLTGAATSILILFIFGLLCSLML is encoded by the exons ATGGCTGCGCTACGGCTTGTGGGTTTTGCCTTGGTTTTTGCCATTTTGAGCTTTGGAGGGAAATGGGTGGGAGCCCAAGTTCACCATGTCGTCGGAGGAGACCGTGGTTGGGACCCTTCAACCGACGTCGCTTCTTGGTCCTCCGGCAAAACCTTTAGAGTCGGAGACAAAATCT GGTTCACATACTCCGCAGCGCAGGGTGGAATAGCTGAGTTGAAAAGCAGGGAGGAATACGAGGCGTGCGACGTGAGCAATCCAATCAGAATGTATACGGACGGTTTGGATAGCATCTCACTGGAAGCTGAAGGATTACGCTTCTTCGCCAGCAGCGATACAGACAAGTGCAAGAATGGCCTGAGGGTGCATGTGGAGGTACTACCTGAGGCTGAGGCTCAGCAGAAGCAGGTTGAAACAAAAACCCCCATGGTGGAAGTATCAATGGTCATGGCTGATGGACCAGCCACTCCTTCTGGTGCACCCCACCTCACTGGAGCTGCAACTTCCATTCTCATTCTGTTCATATTTGGGTTGCTTTGTTCTCTTATGCTCTAG
- the LOC125423958 gene encoding transcription initiation factor IIF subunit alpha isoform X2, with protein sequence MSLDLMLKPCCSGCRSTTELYGSNCKHMTLCLTCGKTMAENHVKCSECGVAVTRLIREYNVRASSTNDKNYFIGRFAGGLPNFSKKKNAENRWSLIKDGLQGRQVTDTLREKYKNKPWLLEDETGQYQYQGQLEGAQSATYYLLIKQGKEFAAIPAASWYNFNKVAQYKQLTLEEAEEKMKNRKKTADGYQRWMMKAANNGAAAFGEVEKFDDKDSSAAAGRGRRKASGDDDEGNVSDRGEEDGDEEAARKNRLGLNKKSGDDDDEEGPRERDLDLDDDDVEKGDDWEHEEIFTDDDEAVGNDPEEREDLAPEVPAPPEIKQDDEDEDEDDEDGGGLSKSGKELKKLLGRTGGLNDSDAEDDDDDEDMEDEIGLPPAVTTKKEAPKEEPADSTPVKPVPSGSAKGTPSSSKSSKTKRKLNVDDAKSSNGAPPKKEQKTSAKDESLPASKNNLPSKGTQQSSKTAGTSSAGPVTEEEIRAVLMQKTPVTTQDLVAKFKARLRCSEDKTAFAEILRRISKIQKSNGSNYVVLRDK encoded by the exons ATGTCGCTGGATCTGATGCTAAAGCCTTGCTGCAGTGGTTGTCGATCAACCACGGAGCTTTACGGCAGCAATTGCAAGCACATGACTCTCTGCTTGACATGCGGCAAAACCATGGCTGAGAACCACGTCAAGTGCAGCGAGTGTGGCGTTGCCGTGACTCGGTTAATACGA gaataTAATGTTCGTGCAAGTTCTACCAACGACAAGAACTACTTTATTGGTAGATTTGCCGGTGGGttgccaaatttttcaaaaaagaagaaTGCTGAAAACAGGTGGTCTCTTATTAAAGATGGACTGCAAGGACGCCAAGTCACTGATACCTTGCGG GAGAAGTATAAGAACAAACCTTGGCTCTTGGAGGACGAAACAGGCCAGTATCAGTATCAGGGTCAGCTTGAAGGTGCACAATCAGCAACTTATTACCTCTTAATTAAGCAAGGGAAGGAGTTTGCTGCCATTCCTGCTGCTTCGTG GTACAACTTTAATAAGGTTGCACAGTATAAACAACTTACTTTGGAGGAAGCAGAAGAGAAGATGAAGAATCGGAAGAAGACTGCAGATGGTTATCAAAGATGGATGATGAAAGCTGCAAATAATGGCGCTGCTGCATTTGGTGAAGTGGAGAAGTTTGATGACAAAGATAGTAGTGCTGCTGCTGGAAGAGGACGTAGAAAAGCAtctggtgatgatgatgaaggcaaTGTATCGGATAGAGGGGAAGAAGATGGAGACGAAGAGGCAGCAAGAAAGAATAGACTTGGACTAAACAAAAAAtctggtgatgatgatgatgaagaaggtCCAAGGGAACGCGACCTTGAtttggatgatgatgatgttgagaagg GTGATGATTGGGAGCATGAAGAAATTTTTACTGATGACGATGAAGCTGTTGGTAATGATCCAGAAGAAAGGGAAGATTTGGCACCTGAAGTTCCAGCTCCACCAGAAATTAAGCAG GACGAtgaggatgaagatgaagatgacgAAGATGGGGGTGGACTGAGCAAATCTGGAAAAGAGTTGAAGAAGTTGCTTGGGCGAACTGGTGGGCTAAATGATTCAGATGcagaggatgatgatgatgatgaagat ATGGAGGATGAGATTGGCCTTCCCCCAGCAGTGACTACAAAGAAAGAAGCACCTAAAGAGGAACCCGCAGACAGCACTCCTGTAAAACCAGTGCCTTCTGGATCTGCCAAGGGAACCCCATCTTCCTCTAAATCatcaaaaacaaagagaaaactGAACGTTGATGATGCTAAATCCTCTAATGGTGCACCACCAAAGAAG GAACAAAAAACTTCTGCTAAAGATGAGTCGTTGCCAGCTTCTAAAAATAATTTGCCTTCAAAGGGCACGCAACAATCCTCCAAAACAGCAGGGACTTCATCTGCTGGACCTGTAACTGAAGAAGAAATCAGGGCTGTTTTGATGCAAAAGACACCAGTGACCACGCAGGATCTTGTTGCAAAATTTAAGGCGAGGCTCAGATGTTCGGAG GACAAGACTGCTTTTGCTGAAATCCTGAGAAGAATTTCCAAGATACAAAAGTCCAACGGATCCAATTACGTTGTGCTGAGGGATAAATGA
- the LOC125423958 gene encoding transcription initiation factor IIF subunit alpha isoform X1, translating into MSLDLMLKPCCSGCRSTTELYGSNCKHMTLCLTCGKTMAENHVKCSECGVAVTRLIREYNVRASSTNDKNYFIGRFAGGLPNFSKKKNAENRWSLIKDGLQGRQVTDTLREKYKNKPWLLEDETGQYQYQGQLEGAQSATYYLLIKQGKEFAAIPAASWYNFNKVAQYKQLTLEEAEEKMKNRKKTADGYQRWMMKAANNGAAAFGEVEKFDDKDSSAAAGRGRRKASGDDDEGNVSDRGEEDGDEEAARKNRLGLNKKSGDDDDEEGPRERDLDLDDDDVEKGDDWEHEEIFTDDDEAVGNDPEEREDLAPEVPAPPEIKQDDEDEDEDDEDGGGLSKSGKELKKLLGRTGGLNDSDAEDDDDDEDMEDEIGLPPAVTTKKEAPKEEPADSTPVKPVPSGSAKGTPSSSKSSKTKRKLNVDDAKSSNGAPPKKVKTENEQKTSAKDESLPASKNNLPSKGTQQSSKTAGTSSAGPVTEEEIRAVLMQKTPVTTQDLVAKFKARLRCSEDKTAFAEILRRISKIQKSNGSNYVVLRDK; encoded by the exons ATGTCGCTGGATCTGATGCTAAAGCCTTGCTGCAGTGGTTGTCGATCAACCACGGAGCTTTACGGCAGCAATTGCAAGCACATGACTCTCTGCTTGACATGCGGCAAAACCATGGCTGAGAACCACGTCAAGTGCAGCGAGTGTGGCGTTGCCGTGACTCGGTTAATACGA gaataTAATGTTCGTGCAAGTTCTACCAACGACAAGAACTACTTTATTGGTAGATTTGCCGGTGGGttgccaaatttttcaaaaaagaagaaTGCTGAAAACAGGTGGTCTCTTATTAAAGATGGACTGCAAGGACGCCAAGTCACTGATACCTTGCGG GAGAAGTATAAGAACAAACCTTGGCTCTTGGAGGACGAAACAGGCCAGTATCAGTATCAGGGTCAGCTTGAAGGTGCACAATCAGCAACTTATTACCTCTTAATTAAGCAAGGGAAGGAGTTTGCTGCCATTCCTGCTGCTTCGTG GTACAACTTTAATAAGGTTGCACAGTATAAACAACTTACTTTGGAGGAAGCAGAAGAGAAGATGAAGAATCGGAAGAAGACTGCAGATGGTTATCAAAGATGGATGATGAAAGCTGCAAATAATGGCGCTGCTGCATTTGGTGAAGTGGAGAAGTTTGATGACAAAGATAGTAGTGCTGCTGCTGGAAGAGGACGTAGAAAAGCAtctggtgatgatgatgaaggcaaTGTATCGGATAGAGGGGAAGAAGATGGAGACGAAGAGGCAGCAAGAAAGAATAGACTTGGACTAAACAAAAAAtctggtgatgatgatgatgaagaaggtCCAAGGGAACGCGACCTTGAtttggatgatgatgatgttgagaagg GTGATGATTGGGAGCATGAAGAAATTTTTACTGATGACGATGAAGCTGTTGGTAATGATCCAGAAGAAAGGGAAGATTTGGCACCTGAAGTTCCAGCTCCACCAGAAATTAAGCAG GACGAtgaggatgaagatgaagatgacgAAGATGGGGGTGGACTGAGCAAATCTGGAAAAGAGTTGAAGAAGTTGCTTGGGCGAACTGGTGGGCTAAATGATTCAGATGcagaggatgatgatgatgatgaagat ATGGAGGATGAGATTGGCCTTCCCCCAGCAGTGACTACAAAGAAAGAAGCACCTAAAGAGGAACCCGCAGACAGCACTCCTGTAAAACCAGTGCCTTCTGGATCTGCCAAGGGAACCCCATCTTCCTCTAAATCatcaaaaacaaagagaaaactGAACGTTGATGATGCTAAATCCTCTAATGGTGCACCACCAAAGAAGGTGAAGACAGAAAAT GAACAAAAAACTTCTGCTAAAGATGAGTCGTTGCCAGCTTCTAAAAATAATTTGCCTTCAAAGGGCACGCAACAATCCTCCAAAACAGCAGGGACTTCATCTGCTGGACCTGTAACTGAAGAAGAAATCAGGGCTGTTTTGATGCAAAAGACACCAGTGACCACGCAGGATCTTGTTGCAAAATTTAAGGCGAGGCTCAGATGTTCGGAG GACAAGACTGCTTTTGCTGAAATCCTGAGAAGAATTTCCAAGATACAAAAGTCCAACGGATCCAATTACGTTGTGCTGAGGGATAAATGA